The following proteins come from a genomic window of Kitasatospora sp. NBC_01246:
- a CDS encoding sensor histidine kinase: MPRNRRSGPGDAREPLDADGFEPPWTRNDALVTGGACAMNLLSYVFFAYPDGRHAVSVLGFLLVALAALPLLARRSHPGAALAAVLVLDAASSLTASLPVHFGSVLVVALFSAARACTGRVTAVAAVATVTLTLLSQSHGRTPTWEATVSAVLSTLIVVGTALAVNQWQQQVAANRQLLADRAVADERRRIARELHDIVAHHITTMQLMAGGARANLGRPEVVREALVTLESSGRLALREMRQLLDVLRAGDEPEAAPSPPQPGADDLDRLVGEARLGGLPTEFVVRGPQRPLPPTVGLTVFRIVQEALTNTRKYAGPARASVHLTYRRDGVTVEVRDDGGGAAPAERTPATGPGGYGLIGMRERVALHGGTLTVGPQAGGGFAVLADLPLSGNDTADAAEAADTADTDRTAGAAVRQEGAYR; this comes from the coding sequence ATGCCCAGGAACCGACGGAGCGGGCCCGGCGATGCCCGGGAGCCGCTGGACGCCGACGGCTTCGAGCCGCCGTGGACCCGCAACGACGCGCTGGTGACCGGCGGGGCCTGCGCGATGAACCTGCTCAGCTACGTGTTCTTCGCCTACCCCGACGGCCGGCACGCCGTGAGCGTGCTCGGGTTCCTCCTCGTCGCGCTGGCGGCCCTGCCGCTGCTCGCCCGGCGCAGCCACCCGGGGGCGGCACTGGCCGCCGTCCTGGTGCTCGACGCGGCCTCCTCCCTGACGGCGTCACTGCCCGTCCACTTCGGGTCCGTGCTGGTGGTCGCCCTGTTCTCGGCGGCCCGGGCCTGCACCGGCCGGGTGACGGCGGTCGCGGCCGTCGCGACGGTGACGCTGACGCTGCTGAGCCAGAGCCACGGCCGGACGCCGACCTGGGAGGCCACCGTCAGCGCGGTCCTCTCCACCCTGATCGTGGTCGGCACCGCGCTGGCGGTGAACCAGTGGCAGCAGCAGGTGGCGGCCAACCGGCAGCTCCTCGCCGACCGCGCGGTGGCGGACGAACGGCGCCGCATCGCCCGGGAGCTGCACGACATCGTGGCCCACCACATCACCACCATGCAGCTGATGGCCGGCGGCGCCCGGGCCAACCTCGGCCGTCCGGAGGTGGTCCGGGAGGCCCTGGTCACCCTGGAGTCCTCCGGGCGGCTCGCGCTGCGCGAGATGCGCCAGCTGCTCGACGTGCTGCGGGCCGGCGACGAACCGGAGGCCGCGCCGTCGCCGCCCCAGCCCGGCGCCGACGACCTCGACCGCCTGGTGGGCGAGGCCCGGCTCGGCGGGCTGCCGACCGAGTTCGTCGTCCGCGGGCCGCAGCGTCCGCTGCCGCCGACCGTCGGCCTCACGGTGTTCCGGATCGTCCAGGAGGCCCTCACCAACACCCGCAAGTACGCCGGGCCGGCCCGTGCCTCCGTGCACCTGACGTACCGCCGGGACGGGGTCACCGTCGAGGTGCGGGACGACGGCGGGGGCGCTGCGCCGGCGGAGCGGACGCCGGCGACGGGTCCGGGCGGTTACGGCCTGATCGGCATGCGCGAGCGGGTCGCCCTGCACGGCGGCACCCTCACCGTCGGTCCGCAGGCCGGCGGCGGCTTCGCGGTGCTGGCCGACCTGCCGCTGAGCGGCAACGACACGGCCGACGCGGCTGAAGCGGCCGACACGGCTGACACGGACCGGACGGCCGGGGCGGCCGTCCGACAGGAAGGGGCGTACCGATGA
- a CDS encoding response regulator transcription factor has product MTGTGPTTPPRIRVLIVDDQPLVRRGLSLILSPDPSFEVVGEAENGAEAVTLAQRLRPDVVVMDIRMPVLDGVGATGELAATVPGCRVLALSTFDLDEYVVGALRAGAYGFLPKDSSPEDLAAAIHTVHAGEAAVAPRLLTRLISTYVRAPGGPQPAPTGLGDLTPREVEVWRLMATGLDNGGISRALDISVSTVKNYITSIFDKLAVRDRAQAVIAAYESGLVTARATAGDQPG; this is encoded by the coding sequence ATGACCGGGACGGGGCCGACGACACCGCCGAGGATCAGGGTGCTGATCGTGGACGACCAGCCGCTGGTCCGGCGCGGCCTGTCACTGATCCTCTCCCCCGACCCGTCCTTCGAGGTGGTCGGGGAGGCCGAGAACGGCGCCGAGGCCGTCACCCTCGCCCAACGGCTGCGCCCGGACGTGGTGGTGATGGACATCCGGATGCCCGTCCTCGACGGGGTCGGCGCGACCGGCGAACTCGCCGCCACCGTGCCCGGCTGCCGCGTCCTGGCCCTCAGCACCTTCGACCTCGACGAGTACGTGGTGGGCGCCCTGCGCGCCGGCGCCTACGGGTTCCTGCCCAAGGACAGCTCCCCGGAGGACCTCGCCGCGGCGATCCACACCGTGCACGCGGGCGAGGCCGCCGTCGCGCCGCGCCTGCTCACCCGGCTGATCTCCACCTACGTCCGGGCCCCCGGCGGTCCGCAGCCGGCGCCCACCGGTCTGGGCGACCTGACCCCGCGCGAGGTCGAGGTGTGGCGCCTGATGGCCACCGGCCTCGACAACGGCGGGATCTCCCGTGCGCTGGACATCAGCGTCTCCACGGTCAAGAACTACATCACCAGCATCTTCGACAAGCTCGCCGTCCGGGACCGCGCCCAGGCGGTCATCGCGGCCTACGAGTCCGGACTCGTCACCGCGCGGGCGACGGCCGGGGACCAGCCCGGGTAG
- a CDS encoding alpha/beta hydrolase family protein — MTGSPDLSFLDHPDLPAALVEENRPRATGAGLDPHEYTRVTSALRSAQEWPEAFRAAGRRHRAAADRAAAEGRSVSAGEAYWRAARWFHFAGLLPHPDRAAAGATATEADEAMRAALAHLEPTAERIEGESFAGWLRRPAGPGPAPLVIVVPGMDSGKEEFHAVAEALLARGTAVLALDGPGQGVLAGAAAPEPDYHRVVGRAIDAVTGREGVDTGRIGVTGLSLGGYYAAVTAAREPRIRAAAVVSGPYRLDWDALVPFVTATLTQRCGSADAARAFARRVDLTALAPEITVPLLVVEGGEDRIPGVTNAEALAHRAPRGELLHVPHGNHLLGNALADWLPATADWLTTELTRPTETRTA; from the coding sequence ATGACCGGCTCCCCCGACCTCTCCTTCCTCGACCACCCCGACCTGCCGGCCGCCCTCGTCGAGGAGAACCGCCCGCGGGCCACCGGCGCCGGCCTGGACCCGCACGAGTACACCCGGGTCACCTCGGCGCTGCGCTCCGCACAGGAGTGGCCCGAGGCGTTCCGGGCGGCCGGCCGGCGGCACCGCGCCGCCGCCGACCGCGCCGCCGCCGAGGGCCGGTCGGTCTCGGCCGGCGAGGCCTACTGGAGGGCCGCCCGCTGGTTCCACTTCGCCGGCCTGCTCCCGCACCCCGACCGCGCGGCGGCCGGCGCGACCGCCACCGAGGCGGACGAGGCGATGCGGGCCGCGCTGGCCCACCTCGAACCGACGGCCGAGCGGATCGAGGGCGAGTCCTTCGCGGGCTGGCTCCGCCGCCCGGCCGGGCCCGGCCCCGCACCGCTGGTGATCGTCGTCCCGGGGATGGACTCCGGCAAGGAGGAGTTCCACGCGGTCGCCGAGGCGCTGCTGGCGCGCGGTACGGCCGTCCTCGCCCTGGACGGCCCGGGGCAGGGCGTCCTGGCCGGGGCCGCCGCGCCGGAGCCGGACTACCACCGGGTGGTCGGCCGGGCGATCGACGCGGTCACCGGCCGGGAGGGCGTGGACACCGGGCGGATCGGCGTGACCGGGCTCAGCCTGGGCGGCTACTACGCGGCGGTGACGGCCGCCCGCGAACCGCGGATCCGGGCGGCCGCCGTGGTCAGCGGCCCCTACCGGCTGGACTGGGACGCCCTGGTCCCGTTCGTCACCGCGACCCTGACCCAGCGCTGCGGGAGCGCGGACGCGGCCCGGGCCTTCGCCCGCCGGGTCGACCTGACCGCCCTGGCCCCGGAGATCACCGTCCCGCTGCTGGTCGTCGAGGGCGGCGAGGACCGGATCCCCGGTGTCACCAACGCCGAGGCACTGGCCCACCGGGCACCCCGGGGCGAACTCCTGCACGTCCCGCACGGCAACCACCTGCTCGGCAACGCCCTCGCCGACTGGCTCCCCGCCACCGCGGACTGGCTCACCACGGAGCTGACCCGTCCGACGGAGACCCGGACAGCCTGA